The following coding sequences lie in one Aspergillus puulaauensis MK2 DNA, chromosome 3, nearly complete sequence genomic window:
- the SPT7 gene encoding SAGA histone acetyltransferase complex subunit SPT7 (BUSCO:EOG09261476;~COG:K;~EggNog:ENOG410PG6A;~InterPro:IPR037782,IPR036427,IPR009072,IPR018359, IPR006565,IPR001487;~PFAM:PF00439,PF07524;~go_component: GO:0000124 - SAGA complex [Evidence IEA];~go_component: GO:0046695 - SLIK (SAGA-like) complex [Evidence IEA];~go_function: GO:0005515 - protein binding [Evidence IEA];~go_function: GO:0046982 - protein heterodimerization activity [Evidence IEA]) → MSLGHHNAWFPPGHLRPPDDLLDARTSNGYLKSFSGPRTPQMRGSVDADGSHAGHLISEADTALEEDPRIAIFRDLYNRTEAKINSLFSGKKSSEDTSDDVVALTDGAEAQDQRADEPAPAPAPPKKPARKLDDDDYDDYDEDDDDEAEAASPLPSKVSAPAQQPNAIPSPGPPSTSVSTGAEGTKEPKKESLEDIRKKLEEDKKATEEAAKRSFHTLFYTLENDRDAMLDQQRLEESERQVEAEMSGQANAGNNETSASTGHGSLSAANLGASSLTLKNLIARIDMKRTMVQASDAELRSLMSEVRKNRSKWASEDKIGQEELYEAAEKVLSELKAMTEHSSAFLTRVNKRDAPDYYAVIKHPMDLGTMTKKLKAIQYKSKQDFVDDLNLIWSNCLKYNVNPEHFLRKHAIHMKKETEKLVPLIPEIVIRDRAEVEAEERRLQLAELDGGDESDDEPIMSSRGRKAPGKSSKKGTAPAPNTPSGSEPPTGSASQPPAPVRSDSDIPMEGIQNGFATPPPGTQTPSDPAGAVPTTSGGQDDSMDLEGLATPTTALSALATPGIELADPEYKVWKQVTKKDRALIAAERHRLFKGDKLNSDEPALLRTKAGMRRWLRSQQQISTEGEKQNEPGSKAMEQNAASETLAEGIEVEEDKVIPDYYDVMSGIPDLPPHLLWREDSEGNLVDTTEEFLKILPRGSFMQPDSKLSRKMDANMRQMQETRKICSKVGIVKQMQLQSQMYQNQFQKYQPEPFVEQDAEPHVMNDNGPVIAPWVCKAALQRSVAKVFYHTGFEEYQPSALDAATDMASDFFQKIGETLKNYMEAPKVPVADSAEIMPSPQWKRAYTEPEMMLHTLSSVGIDIEGLESYIKDDVERLGTKLVTAHDRLRSLLSELLRPVLQDGGEDGSMAFADGSEQFVGGDFAEDIDEDFFGFKELGLDKEFGLATLSVPLHLLQNRMYNAAQSQNTSTSQSVTVFTPPPSYPRITSENVSSQIGLVQAFFDAKLQAHNSEPLVEDLELPPKQRPMAARPRLPASGKIPPPSSLPGPTTSPQKRPLPPSAPGASGNKPGPSEPNKKKLKKNSGVAMGVADAFGEDETPAGTDGAKASKVKSEGASSTDLTKDKGGVENSDANVAESNDSPVNAGQAKENDSAVPLTNGTAGETA, encoded by the exons ATGTCGCTCGGACACCACAACGCCTGGTTTCCTCCGGGCCATCTTCGACCTCCTGATGATTTACTTGATGCGCGGACTTCCAATGGCTATTTGAAATCTTTTTCTGGACCCAGAACGCCTCAGATGCGCGGTTCGGTCGATGCCGATGGCTCTCACGCGGGCCATTTGATATCGGAGGCCGACACTGCTTTGGAGGAAGATCCACGCATCGCCATATTCCGCGACTTATATAATCGCACCGAGGCGAAAATAAATAGTCTCTTTTCGGGTAAAAAATCATCGGAAGATACGTCTGATGATGTCGTCGCCCTGACCGATGGGGCTGAAGCTCAGGACCAACGCGCCGACGAACCGGCGCCCGCCCCCGCGCCTCCCAAAAAACCCGCGAGAAAGCTAGACGATGACGACTATGATGActacgacgaagacgacgacgacgaagcgGAGGCTGCGTCGCCCCTCCCGTCAAAAGTTTCCGCCCCTGCTCAACAGCCGAATGCGATACCGTCGCCAGGGCCACCGAGTACCTCAGTATCTACAGGCGCAGAGGGCACAAAGGAACCAAAGAAAGAGAGCTTGGAAGATATccggaagaagctggaggaagataagAAGGCTACTGAGGAGGCAGCCAAAAGAAGTTTCCACACCCTATTTTACACTTTGGAGAACGATAGAGATGCGATGTTGGATCAACAACGCTTGGAAGAATCTGAAAGACAAGTGGAGGCTGAAATGTCCGGCCAGGCAAATGCTGGTAATAATGAGACTTCAGCCTCAACCGGCCATGGCTCGTTGAGTGCTGCCAACCTCGGCGCGTCGAGTTTGACCTTGAAAAACCTTATCGCAAGAATTGATATGAAGCGCACGATGGTCCAGGCTTCTGATGCGGAACTCCGCAGTCTGATGAGCGAAGTTCGCAAAAACCGCAGCAAATGGGCTAGCGAAGACAAGATCGGCCAGGAAGAACTCTATGAAGCTGCCGAGAAAGTGCTAAGCGAATTGAAAGCGATGACCGAGCATTCTTCAGCTTTCCTGACTCGTGTTAACAAGCGCGATGCCCCGGACTACTACGCAG TCATCAAACATCCCATGGACCTCGGAACAATGACGAAGAAACTCAAGGCTATTCAGTACAAATCGAAACAAGATTTCGTTGATGACTTAAATCTCATCTGGTCGAACTGTCTGAAGTACAACGTGAATCCGGAGCACTTCCTACGGAAGCATGCGATCCACATGAAGAAGGAAACTGAAAAACTTGTGCCTCTCATTCCCGAAATTGTTATCCGAGATCGTGCGGAGGTTGAGGCAGAAGAACGACGGCTTCAGCTTGCTGAActtgatggcggcgatgaaAGCGATGATGAGCCTATCATGTCATCAAGAGGTCGAAAAGCCCCTGGGAAATCATCCAAGAAGGGtacagcgccagcgccaaacACCCCAAGTGGATCTGAACCTCCTACCGGCTCTGCCTCCCAACCCCCGGCACCTGTACGTTCTGACTCCGATATTCCCATGGAAGGGATTCAGAATGGTTTTGCGACACCACCTCCCGGAACTCAGACGCCTTCTGACCCGGCTGGGGCTGTTCCAACTACTTCAGGAGGACAGGATGATAGCATGGATCTTGAAGGCCTCGCGACGCCAACTACTGCACTCAGTGCCTTGGCCACGCCTGGTATTGAGCTTGCAGACCCAGAATACAAAGTTTGGAAGCAGGTCACAAAGAAAGACCGAGCGCTTATTGCTGCAGAAAGACATCGTCTTTTTAAAGGGGATAAACTCAACTCGGACGAGCCAGCTCTTCTTCGAACCAAAGCAGGCATGAGAAGGTGGCTCAGGAGCCAGCAGCAAATTTCCACagaaggagagaagcagaatgAGCCTGGGTCAAAAGCAATGGAACAGAACGCCGCTAGTGAAACCCTTGCTGAGgggattgaggttgaggaggacaaAGTGATCCCTGACTATTACGATGTCATGTCTGGTATCCCTGACCTTCCCCCGCATTTGCTGTGGAGAGAAGATAGCGAGGGAAATCTAGTGGATACGACGGAGGAGTTTTTGAAGATACTACCAAGGGGGTCGTTTATGCAGCCCGATAGCAAGCTTTCCCGCAAAATGGATGCGAACATGAGGCAGATGCAGGAAACCAGAAAGATTTGCTCGAAAGTTGGTATTGTCAAGCAGATGCAACTACAATCTCAG ATGTACCAAAACCAGTTCCAGAAATACCAACCTGAACCTTTTGTTGAGCAGGATGCTGAACCCCATGTTATGAACGACAACGGACCTGTAATTGCCCCTTGGGTTTGCAAGGCAGCACTGCAGCGTTCAGTGGCAAAGGTTTTCTACCATACCGGATTTGAAGAATACCAGCCATCGGCCCTCGATGCCGCGACGGATATGGCCTCCGACTTCTTCCAGAAGATCGGGGAAACTCTGAAAAACTACATGGAAGCGCCAAAAGTTCCTGTTGCAGACTCGGCAGAAATAATGCCGTCGCCGCAGTGGAAGCGGGCTTACACCGAGCCGGAAATGATGCTCCACACGCTGTCCTCTGTCGGGATTGATATCGAGGGCCTGGAGTCCTATATCAAGGATGACGTTGAACGTTTGGGCACGAAGCTTGTGACTGCCCATGATCGCTTGCGCTCCCTTCTTTCCGAGCTTCTTCGGCCTGTCCTTCAAGACGGCGGGGAAGACGGCTCCATGGCATTTGCAGACGGTAGTGAACAATTCGTCGGCGGTGACTTTGCCGAAGATATTGATGAAGATTTCTTCGGTTTCAAAGAATTGGGGCTGGACAAGGAGTTTGGATTGGCCACGCTAAGCGTACCACTGCATCTCCTTCAAAACAGGATGTACAACGCCGCCCAGTCACAAAACACAAG TACTTCCCAATCCGTTACAGTATTTACGCCTCCTCCCTCGTACCCGCGCATCACTTCCGAGAATGTATCATCACAAATTGGCCTGGTGcaggccttcttcgacgcgaAATTACAGGCTCACAACAGCGAACCACTGGTCGAAGACCTCGAATTACCACCGAAGCAACGCCCAATGGCTGCTCGACCGCGTCTCCCTGCCTCTGGTAAAATTCCACCGCCTTCTAGTCTTCCCGGTCCAACTACTAGCCCACAAAAGCGGCCACTGCCGCCTTCGGCTCCTGGAGCTAGTGGGAACAAGCCCGGGCCTTCAGAGCCtaataagaagaagctcaagaagaATAGTGGAGTGGCCATGGGGGTTGCCGATGCTTTTGGCGAGGACGAAACCCCAGCTGGCACTGATGGCGCGAAGGCTTCAAAAGTGAAGTCCGAGGGTGCTTCTTCTACTGACCTCACCAAAGATAAAGGTGGAGTTGAAAACTCAGATGCCAACGTTGCCGAAAGTAACGATTCTCCTGTCAACGCTGGCCAGGCCAAAGAGAACGACAGCGCAGTGCCTTTGACCAATGGAACTGCAGGCGAAACGGCATGA